From Halanaeroarchaeum sulfurireducens, a single genomic window includes:
- a CDS encoding glycosyltransferase family 87 protein — protein MGALSDLVDLRDDRPVFVVVSLLALAVLFVYPGVESWMRSIELAQPWNYQDFTAYARAVADWQAGEPIYVPNDDGGFWGQYLYPPVFLVLFRPFADLGHYAAGRAWGILSVGLLWIALQLLVSRLGVRLAWWERLLGVWLLVGFHPLLLSVKLGQTAGFIGAVLTFSLVFLGSDRRGSGLLSGGLTAFVGVFKFAYAPVGAHLLAYRRRFFGAILGTLALVVLSILLFGIGENLAYLDVLRWGVERGANSRVPKPSLWLAPYYRQFHWLPGEMYVRLAIAAGVSAGSLLATDADRSVFALGVATFLLITPLPYVYYFVAALPALLALLAVEFDRDGYPTIPVVVFFLLQIHAYGLRFLGGVLTNLVGDAPDFVYPLLQPALWGVLLFFALAAYRVTESVEIPAELEAMRGYWHA, from the coding sequence ATGGGTGCTCTCTCGGACCTGGTCGATCTCCGGGACGATCGACCAGTGTTCGTCGTGGTTTCGTTGCTGGCCCTTGCGGTCCTCTTCGTGTACCCCGGTGTCGAATCCTGGATGCGATCGATCGAACTTGCCCAGCCGTGGAACTATCAGGACTTCACTGCGTACGCCAGGGCGGTCGCGGATTGGCAGGCCGGGGAGCCGATCTACGTCCCGAACGATGATGGAGGGTTCTGGGGACAGTACCTCTACCCGCCGGTCTTCCTGGTGCTATTCAGACCGTTCGCGGACCTGGGCCATTACGCGGCGGGACGGGCCTGGGGAATACTGTCCGTTGGTCTCCTCTGGATCGCGTTACAACTGCTCGTCTCTCGGCTTGGCGTGCGGCTTGCCTGGTGGGAACGACTGCTGGGGGTGTGGCTGCTGGTGGGCTTTCACCCGCTGTTGCTCTCGGTCAAACTCGGCCAGACCGCGGGTTTTATCGGGGCTGTGCTGACGTTTTCGCTGGTGTTCCTCGGCTCCGACCGTAGGGGTAGCGGTCTTCTTAGCGGTGGGTTAACGGCCTTCGTCGGTGTTTTCAAGTTCGCATACGCACCAGTGGGAGCCCATCTACTGGCATATCGGCGGCGGTTTTTCGGCGCGATTCTGGGCACGCTAGCCCTGGTGGTATTGTCGATTCTGCTCTTCGGCATCGGGGAGAATCTGGCGTACCTCGACGTGCTTCGCTGGGGTGTCGAACGTGGTGCCAATAGTCGTGTGCCGAAACCGAGCCTCTGGTTGGCTCCGTATTACAGACAATTCCACTGGTTGCCGGGCGAGATGTACGTTCGGCTTGCGATCGCGGCCGGCGTGTCGGCAGGGTCGTTGCTCGCTACAGACGCCGACCGTTCGGTGTTCGCGCTGGGCGTCGCCACATTCCTGTTGATCACGCCGCTCCCCTACGTCTACTACTTCGTCGCCGCACTTCCCGCGCTGCTCGCACTGCTGGCCGTGGAGTTCGATCGGGACGGCTACCCCACGATCCCGGTCGTCGTATTCTTCCTTCTCCAAATTCACGCGTATGGGCTCCGATTCCTCGGAGGGGTCCTAACCAATCTGGTGGGCGACGCTCCCGACTTCGTGTATCCGCTCCTTCAGCCCGCGCTCTGGGGCGTGCTACTGTTTTTCGCTCTCGCAGCGTACCGGGTCACAGAGTCGGTCGAGATCCCGGCCGAACTCGAGGCCATGAGAGGTTACTGGCACGCGTAA
- the rpsJ gene encoding 30S ribosomal protein S10, with amino-acid sequence MQQARVRLAGVSPGDLDDITSDVREIAEKTGVNMSGPVPLPTKTLEVPARKSPDGEGTATWEHWEMRVHKRLIDLDADERALRQLMRIQVPNDVSIEIVLED; translated from the coding sequence ATGCAGCAAGCACGTGTTCGGCTCGCCGGCGTGAGCCCCGGAGACCTCGACGACATCACCTCGGACGTCCGGGAGATCGCCGAGAAGACGGGCGTCAACATGAGCGGCCCGGTCCCGCTCCCGACGAAGACACTCGAGGTCCCGGCACGCAAGTCGCCGGACGGCGAAGGGACTGCGACGTGGGAACACTGGGAGATGCGCGTTCACAAGCGTCTCATCGACCTCGACGCCGACGAACGCGCCCTTCGACAGCTCATGCGGATTCAGGTCCCGAACGACGTCTCCATCGAGATCGTCCTCGAGGACTGA
- a CDS encoding amphi-Trp domain-containing protein translates to MPEEVLFKSESDQSREEIASYLRKVADNLDSGNDISLKAGSESVTLNPPARPTFEVKVEREGPAGNMTELSMEFELEWDENASEESSGIGQLEIE, encoded by the coding sequence ATGCCTGAAGAAGTTCTGTTCAAATCAGAGAGCGACCAGAGTCGAGAAGAGATTGCATCGTACCTTCGGAAAGTTGCAGATAATCTCGACAGCGGAAACGATATCAGCCTGAAAGCAGGCTCCGAGTCTGTAACACTGAATCCACCTGCCCGACCGACATTCGAGGTCAAAGTTGAACGTGAAGGGCCGGCTGGCAATATGACTGAGTTAAGTATGGAGTTCGAACTCGAATGGGACGAGAATGCCAGTGAGGAGAGCAGCGGAATTGGCCAGTTGGAAATCGAGTAG
- the tuf gene encoding translation elongation factor EF-1 subunit alpha, whose amino-acid sequence MSDKPHQNLAIIGHVDHGKSTLVGRLLFETGSVPEHVIEQYREEAEEKGKGGFEFAYVMDNLAEERERGVTIDIAHQEFETDTYYFTIVDTPGHRDFVKNMITGASQADNAVLVVAADDGVQPQTREHVFLARTLGIEELIIGVNKMDLVDYEQNTYDEVVEEVKGLLKQVQFGTEDASFIPISAFEGDNVAETSENTPWYDGPTVLESLNDLKEVAPPTDAPLRLPIQDVYTISGIGTVPVGRVETGMMHPGDMVSFQPSDVGGEVKTIEMHHEEVDEAGPGDNVGFNVRGIGKDDIRRGDVVGPSDDPPSVADTFQAQMVVMQHPSVITAGYTPVFHAHTAQVACTIESLDQKINPSTGEVEEENPDFIQSGDAAVVTVRPQKPLSIEPSSEIPELGSFAVRDMGQTIAAGKVLSVDEA is encoded by the coding sequence ATGAGCGACAAACCGCACCAGAACTTGGCCATTATCGGCCACGTCGACCACGGAAAGAGTACGCTCGTGGGTCGACTCCTCTTCGAGACGGGGAGTGTCCCCGAGCACGTCATCGAACAGTACCGCGAGGAAGCCGAGGAGAAGGGCAAAGGCGGCTTCGAGTTCGCCTACGTCATGGACAACCTCGCAGAAGAGCGCGAGCGCGGTGTCACCATCGACATCGCCCATCAGGAGTTCGAGACGGACACCTACTACTTCACGATCGTCGACACGCCGGGTCACCGCGACTTCGTGAAGAACATGATCACCGGCGCGTCCCAGGCGGACAACGCCGTACTGGTCGTCGCGGCCGACGACGGCGTCCAGCCCCAGACCCGCGAGCACGTCTTCCTCGCTCGCACCCTGGGCATCGAGGAACTCATCATCGGCGTCAACAAGATGGACCTCGTCGACTACGAGCAGAACACCTACGACGAGGTCGTCGAGGAGGTCAAGGGCCTCCTCAAACAGGTCCAGTTCGGCACCGAGGACGCCAGTTTCATCCCCATCTCCGCGTTCGAGGGCGACAACGTCGCCGAAACGTCCGAAAACACGCCCTGGTACGACGGCCCGACCGTCCTGGAGTCCCTCAACGACCTGAAGGAAGTCGCACCGCCGACCGACGCCCCGCTGCGTCTTCCGATCCAGGACGTCTACACCATCTCCGGCATCGGGACGGTCCCGGTCGGACGCGTCGAGACCGGCATGATGCACCCGGGTGACATGGTCTCCTTCCAGCCCTCCGACGTGGGTGGCGAGGTCAAGACCATCGAGATGCACCACGAAGAAGTCGACGAGGCCGGCCCCGGCGACAACGTCGGCTTCAACGTGCGCGGCATCGGCAAGGACGACATCCGCCGCGGCGACGTCGTCGGTCCCTCCGACGACCCGCCCTCGGTTGCCGATACCTTCCAGGCACAGATGGTCGTCATGCAGCACCCGTCGGTCATCACCGCGGGCTACACGCCGGTCTTCCACGCCCACACGGCGCAGGTCGCGTGTACCATCGAATCCCTCGACCAGAAGATCAACCCGTCCACCGGTGAGGTCGAGGAGGAGAACCCCGACTTCATCCAGTCCGGCGACGCGGCGGTCGTGACCGTCCGCCCGCAGAAGCCGCTGTCCATCGAGCCCTCCTCGGAGATCCCCGAGCTTGGCTCCTTCGCGGTGCGCGACATGGGTCAGACCATCGCTGCCGGGAAGGTCCTCAGCGTGGACGAAGCCTAA
- a CDS encoding MarR family transcriptional regulator, giving the protein MSSGTIDIDEFENADADEFEERNDTERIVSFLDRNDGRAWKAATIAERLGLETDAVSAILSRLKERDLVRHKRPYWAITDDKERLQSAYRIHRHHKTADDQYGAERLEDLRTEDTEEVQ; this is encoded by the coding sequence ATGTCGAGCGGTACTATCGATATCGACGAGTTCGAAAATGCTGACGCCGACGAATTTGAGGAACGGAACGACACCGAGAGAATCGTTTCGTTCCTCGACAGAAATGACGGCCGGGCGTGGAAGGCGGCGACGATTGCCGAACGACTCGGGCTGGAAACGGACGCTGTCAGCGCAATCCTCTCCCGATTGAAAGAGCGTGATCTCGTCCGGCATAAGCGCCCCTACTGGGCAATCACGGACGACAAAGAGCGGCTCCAGTCGGCCTACCGGATCCATCGACATCATAAAACGGCAGACGACCAGTACGGAGCAGAGCGTCTCGAAGACCTCCGAACTGAGGACACGGAAGAGGTACAGTGA
- a CDS encoding PEGA domain-containing protein, producing the protein MKHLAPLLALVVATSLLAVGGPGVASAQTETVTLTVSVASDDGTAVDAAILSASWENGSTTEETKSNGKAFVDVPAGANVSIAVSHPDYVRNHPYEVTDASERDVAITVAPTASAVVTVEDDEGTVDDARVVLDHDGHTVIDERTTDGTVETGAIEAGSYDVRVSKPGYHTIEGDLAVSNETETTVEIERGTVGLTVNVTDDYFDPPRAVSGATVDVEGSGSVITQSDGTQRISVPVNTEMTVTVSKEGYDSVERTVTVEESDRTLDVDVDRTDALTVEAANERVVVGEQVRVTVTDEYEDPVTDAQVRTDGEAVARTNDDGIASVAIERGGDREIVVTKGGITSPPITVTGIAADGSTTERPETTTATPTTTTTGSPAPTIPDIPGEYVPLVIIGLALLAVIYGIRRWQR; encoded by the coding sequence ATGAAACATCTCGCGCCCCTTCTCGCACTCGTCGTCGCCACGAGCCTGCTGGCTGTCGGTGGGCCGGGCGTCGCGAGCGCTCAGACCGAGACGGTGACGCTCACCGTCTCGGTCGCCAGTGACGACGGAACCGCAGTCGACGCGGCGATTCTCTCTGCCTCCTGGGAGAACGGCTCGACGACCGAGGAGACCAAATCGAACGGCAAGGCGTTCGTGGACGTTCCCGCCGGAGCAAACGTTTCCATCGCAGTCTCGCACCCCGACTACGTCCGGAATCACCCCTACGAGGTGACCGACGCTAGCGAAAGGGACGTCGCCATCACCGTCGCGCCGACGGCGAGCGCCGTCGTCACCGTCGAGGACGACGAAGGGACCGTGGACGACGCTCGGGTCGTCCTCGACCACGACGGCCATACCGTGATCGACGAACGGACGACCGATGGCACCGTCGAGACGGGCGCCATCGAAGCGGGGAGCTACGACGTGCGCGTTTCGAAGCCGGGCTACCACACCATCGAGGGCGATCTCGCCGTGAGCAACGAGACCGAGACGACGGTCGAGATCGAACGCGGCACCGTCGGACTCACGGTGAACGTGACCGACGACTACTTCGATCCACCACGAGCCGTCTCCGGCGCGACGGTCGACGTGGAAGGGAGCGGAAGCGTCATCACCCAATCCGATGGCACACAGCGCATCAGCGTTCCGGTCAACACCGAAATGACCGTCACCGTCTCGAAAGAGGGGTACGATTCCGTCGAGCGAACGGTGACCGTCGAGGAATCCGATCGGACCCTCGACGTTGACGTCGACCGAACGGACGCGCTCACCGTCGAAGCCGCGAATGAGCGTGTGGTCGTCGGCGAGCAGGTGCGGGTGACGGTCACCGACGAGTACGAGGATCCGGTGACCGATGCGCAGGTGCGAACGGACGGCGAGGCCGTCGCTCGGACGAACGACGACGGGATTGCCTCGGTCGCGATCGAGAGAGGTGGCGATCGCGAGATTGTCGTCACCAAGGGGGGAATCACCTCGCCACCGATCACCGTGACCGGCATCGCGGCCGACGGTTCGACCACCGAACGACCGGAGACGACCACCGCGACACCTACGACCACCACGACCGGGTCCCCCGCCCCCACAATCCCCGACATCCCAGGGGAGTACGTTCCGCTGGTGATCATCGGACTGGCGCTGCTCGCGGTGATCTACGGGATTCGGCGGTGGCAGCGGTAG
- a CDS encoding type II toxin-antitoxin system PemK/MazF family toxin — MTAFEELERGEIVWASDPLSEKGRPMLVLGAPRFPTHGVQLITVLISTKPYHEAALTLRDGDYEGDPLGERSHVLPWSLATLNSAADVDRFLTSLVDDRTEDVVNQVIDYISS, encoded by the coding sequence GTGACTGCGTTCGAAGAGCTGGAACGCGGTGAGATCGTCTGGGCGAGTGACCCGCTTTCGGAAAAAGGTCGCCCGATGCTCGTACTGGGGGCACCCCGATTCCCGACTCACGGCGTGCAACTGATTACGGTCCTGATTTCCACGAAGCCCTATCACGAAGCGGCACTCACTCTCAGAGACGGCGACTACGAGGGCGACCCACTGGGAGAACGAAGTCATGTTCTCCCGTGGTCGCTTGCGACGCTCAACAGTGCTGCCGACGTGGACCGCTTCCTGACATCGCTCGTCGACGACCGCACCGAGGATGTGGTGAACCAGGTGATCGACTACATCTCCTCATAG